One Gossypium hirsutum isolate 1008001.06 chromosome A11, Gossypium_hirsutum_v2.1, whole genome shotgun sequence genomic window carries:
- the LOC107922989 gene encoding F-box/kelch-repeat protein SKIP25, with protein sequence MSNNNKTPPILSSQICTQLLPLAFKLYHSYMGKSLNPSKRQKLIAHYDHRHLQEQPLIPGLPDHVAELCLSRVHPSLLYSVCRSWRRLIYCPFFPPFRSFYALFFSSSDNEIQLLSFDPMSSRWETVPPPPNPLRLLVHHPSFLCRNLPVQSISVSGNLVLLAGTAPNFNPAISRPLIFSPLSCSWSLGPPMATPRRWCAAGASGPTVYVASGIGSNFSTDVARSLEKWDLWEEDEMDDFRWKKMRQLKDGRFSTDAIHAVGWRQKLCMVNVAKQGTLYDVTNDIWEQMPEGMVGGWRGPVAAMDEEVLYAVDEDKGLLTRYNQDSDNWEVIMEVENLRGACQMAAAGGRLCVICGDGEILVIDVVAAPPKFWTVQRPAELEPLAVHILPRLSRLDF encoded by the coding sequence atgagtaataataataaaaccccTCCCATTTTAAGTTCCCAAATTTGTACCCAATTACTTCCCCTTGCTTTCAAGCTCTACCATTCATACATGGGCAAATCCCTCAACCCCAGCAAACGTCAAAAGCTGATAGCCCACTACGACCACCGCCACCTCCAAGAACAGCCTCTAATACCAGGCCTGCCGGACCACGTGGCAGAGCTCTGCCTCTCTCGTGTTCACCCTTCTTTGCTTTACTCCGTTTGCCGTTCATGGCGTCGCTTAATCTACTGTCCCTTTTTCCCTCCTTTCCGCTCTTTCTACGCTCTATTCTTTTCATCGTCAGATAATGAAATCCAGTTGTTGAGCTTCGATCCGATGTCGTCTAGGTGGGAAACGGTTCCTCCGCCCCCTAACCCTCTTCGTCTCCTTGTTCATCACCCCTCTTTTTTATGCCGGAATCTCCCTGTTCAATCCATTTCCGTGTCGGGTAATCTTGTTCTTTTAGCAGGAACTGCCCCCAATTTCAATCCAGCCATTTCTCGCCCCCTCATATTCTCTCCACTATCTTGTTCATGGAGTTTGGGTCCTCCAATGGCGACTCCGCGCCGCTGGTGTGCAGCGGGGGCATCGGGTCCAACCGTTTACGTTGCCAGTGGGATTGGGTCTAACTTCTCCACCGACGTGGCGAGATCTTTGGAGAAGTGGGACTTGTGGGAGGAGGATGAAATGGATGATTTCAGATGGAAGAAGATGAGACAACTGAAAGATGGGAGATTCAGCACAGACGCCATCCACGCCGTTGGTTGGCGACAGAAGCTTTGTATGGTGAACGTGGCTAAACAAGGGACTCTTTACGACGTCACTAATGACATATGGGAACAGATGCCGGAGGGGATGGTGGGTGGTTGGAGAGGACCCGTTGCCGCCATGGATGAGGAAGTTCTATATGCTGTGGACGAAGATAAGGGATTACTCACGAGGTATAACCAAGACAGCGATAATTGGGAGGTGATAATGGAGGTAGAGAATCTTAGAGGGGCATGCCAAATGGCCGCCGCTGGAGGAAGATTATGCGTTATTTGTGGCGATGGGGAGATTCTAGTCATCGATGTGGTGGCGGCGCCACCCAAATTCTGGACAGTCCAAAGGCCGGCGGAGTTGGAACCCTTGGCAGTTCATATCTTGCCCAGGCTGAGCCGCCTGGATTTTTAA
- the LOC107924468 gene encoding probable cysteine desulfurase, which produces MGGKMELEQPVVIETSEAATKVKPANDHSKNMSSSPSASAWSHVSSRLCHGSESFRNLEMGVPKVNSNDKKLSWLRSQIIGGDAEFESPFGTRKLTYADNTASGRCLHYIENFIINNVLPFYGNIHTCDSYVGQRTTKMVHEASNYIKRCMGGGEDDAILFCGSGTTAAIKKLQEVMGITVPSIMRDKVIKCLSNEERWVVFVGPYEHHSNLLSWRQSLAEVVEIGLNEDGLIDIESLKQQLELFKYRNRPLLGTFSACSNVTGIQSNTREIAKLMHQYGGFVCFDFAASGPYVAMDMKSGEIDGYDGMFLGPHKFIGGPGSPGILLMSKALYQLGNSPPSTCGGGTVDYVNGFDEKDTLYLSDIEERENGGTPQIIQMIRAALAFWVKEYIGYQVIAKQEKSYIQQALNRLLPNQNIKVLGNTSSHTKRQAILSFLIYSTTNSAPISNQEDELFMWGETGNKRDKPLHGPFVATLLNDLFGIQARGGCACAGPYGHCLLGIDQTQSLAIREAIKKGYVGAKPGHTRVGFPYYMSNEEFEYIVAALEFVALYGQRFLPLYHFDLRTGNWTFKNKALIKDTCDDGIPVLDLATAFQAINTDRERDKIDARKKDNSSIVLKYASYLESAKRIAALLPKFPSQRRFHEDFDVELYFRV; this is translated from the exons ATGGGTGGGAAAATGGAGTTAGAGCAACCCGTGGTTATAGAAACAAGTGAAGCAGCCACTAAAGTGAAGCCTGCAAATGATCATAGTAAGAATATGTCGTCGTCACCATCAGCATCAGCATGGTCCCATGTTTCAAGCAGATTGTGCCATGGCTCGGAATCATTCAGGAACCTAGAGATGGGGGTACCTAAAGTTAACTCAAATGACAAGAAGCTGTCATGGTTACGATCCCAAATCATTGGTGGCGATGCCGAGTTTGAATCTCCTTTTGGAACCAGGAAACTCACTTACGCTGATAACACTGCATCGGGTCGTTGTCTTCACTATATCGAAAATTTCATCATTAACAATGTTCTTCCCTTTTACG GCAATATCCATACGTGTGACAGCTATGTGGGGCAAAGGACGACTAAAATGGTGCATGAAGCATCGAACTACATAAAAAGATGCATGGGAGGCGGCGAAGATGATGCAATCCTGTTTTGTGGGTCAGGAACTACGGCGGCCATTAAGAAGCTACAAGAAGTTATGGGCATCACAGTGCCATCAATTATGAGGGACAAAGTAATAAAGTGCTTAAGCAATGAGGAGAGATGGGTGGTTTTCGTTGGGCCATATGAACACCACTCCAACTTGCTCTCATGGCGTCAAAGCCTTGCTGAAGTTGTGGAGATTGGTTTAAACGAGGATGGGTTGATCGATATTGAATCACTAAAACAACAGCTCGAGTTGTTTAAATACAGGAATAGGCCTTTGCTTGGTACCTTTTCAGCTTGCAGTAATGTCACTGGGATTCAATCAAATACACGAGAGATTGCTAAACTTATGCACCAATATGGAGGTTTTGTTTGCTTTGATTTTGCCGCAAG TGGTCCATACGTGGCAATGGATATGAAGTCGGGGGAGATTGATGGATATGATGGTATGTTCCTAGGCCCACATAAGTTTATAGGTGGACCTGGATCACCCGGCATCCTTTTAATGAGCAAAGCTCTGTACCAGCTGGGAAATTCTCCTCCATCAACTTGTGGGGGTGGAACTGTTGATTATGTCAATGGTTTTGATGAAAAG GACACATTATATTTAAGTGACATAGAAGAAAGGGAAAATGGAGGGACTCCTCAAATAATACAGATGATAAGAGCAGCCTTGGCATTTTGGGTGAAAGAATATATTGGTTATCAAGTGATTGCAAAGCAAGAGAAGTCATACATACAACAAGCTTTAAACAGGCTTCTCCCCAATCAAAACATAAAGGTTTTAGGGAATACAAGCAGCCACACAAAGAGACAAGCCATTTTGTCTTTCCTCATTTACTCCACAACCAACTCTGCCCCCATTAGTAACCAAGAAGATGAGCTTTTCATGTGGGGTGAGACTGGGAATAAGAGGGATAAGCCCCTCCATGGACCATTTGTTGCCACTCTCCTAAATGACCTTTTTGGCATCCAAGCTCGAGGTGGGTGTGCTTGTGCTGGACCTTATGGTCACTGCTTGCTTGGTATCGACCAGACTCAGTCCCTTGCCATTAGAGAAGCTATTAAAAAG GGCTATGTTGGAGCAAAACCTGGGCATACAAGAGTTGGGTTTCCTTACTACATGTCAAATGAGGAGTTTGAATACATTGTAGCTGCATTGGAGTTTGTCGCCTTGTATGGGCAACGATTTCTTCCTCTTTACCATTTTGACCTAAGAACAGGCAACTGGACATTCAAGAACAAGGCACTCATCAAGGACACCTGTGATGATGGCATCCCTGTCCTAGATTTGGCTACTGCTTTTCAGGCGATAAACACGGATCGTGAGAGAGACAAAATCGATGCCAGAAAAAAGGACAATTCTTCTATCGTTCTCAAGTATGCATCGTATTTGGAAAGTGCTAAAAGGATTGCTGCTTTACTTCCCAAGTTTCCATCTCAACGGAGGTTTCACGAAGACTTTGACGTTGAACTCTATTTCAGGGTTTAG
- the LOC107924470 gene encoding probable inactive ATP-dependent zinc metalloprotease FTSHI 4, chloroplastic, with amino-acid sequence MNSYLSKPITFVEAPTVFCNSSKPLLDKFPYYSSSRNKPLRKNTLKPKLSFIKRENITIDVSNHSTSCSSSDSAVASNIVEEEDAESTQLFEKLKDAERQRINKLEELERKADLQLERQLVMASCWSRALLTLRGKLKGTEWDPENSHRIDFSDFMGLLNSNNVQFMEYSNYGQTVSVILPYYKDNKVDGTGGNSKNEIVFRRHVVDRMPIDCWNDVWQKLHQQIVNVDVLNVDTVPAEVYSSVATAVIWSMRLALSIALYLWIDNMMRPIYAKLIPCDLGAPNKKIRQPLKRRALGSLGQSRAKFISAEERTGVTFDDFAGQEYIKRELQEIVRILKNDEEFQNKGIYCPKGVLLHGPPGTGKTLLAKAIAGEAGLPFFAANGTDFVEMFVGVAASRVKDLFANARSFAPSIIFIDEIDAIGSKRGGPDIGGGGAEREQGLLQILTEMDGFKVSTSQVLVIGATNRLDILDPALLRKGRFDKIIRVGLPSKDGRLAILKVHARNKFFRSEEDKEALLEEIAMLTEDFTGAELQNILNEAGILTARKDLDYIGREELLEALKRQKGTFETGQEDSTEIPEELKLRLAYREAAVAVLACYFPDPYRPFTETDIKSIRSQPNMRYAEFSGKVFLRKSDYISSIVRACAPRVIEEEMFGVDNMCWISAKATLEASRLAEFLILQTGMTAFGKAYYRNQNDLVPNLAAKLEALRDEYMRFSVEKCASVLREFYSAVETITDILLEKGEIKAEEIWDIYNRAPRIPQPTVNPVDEYGALIYAGRWGIHGITLPGRVTFAPGNSGFSTFGAPRPKETQTVSDETWKLIDNIWDKRVEEIKAEASMEVEEEKEKPQLLMASHFL; translated from the exons ATGAATTCTTATCTTTCTAAACCAATTACTTTCGTCGAAGCTCCAACAGTCTTCTGCAACTCATCTAAACCTCTTCTCGATAAATTCCCCTATTATTCCTCTTCTCGCAATAAACCACTCCGTAAGAACACTCTCAAACCTAAATTAAGCTTTATTAAACGCGAAAACATCACTATTGATGTTTCCAACCATTCCACTTCCTGTTCGAGTTCCGACTCAGCTGTCGCTTCCAACATTGTCGAGGAAGAAGATGCTGAGTCCACTCAATTATTCGag AAATTAAAAGATGCAGAGAGGCAAAGAATAAATAAACTGGAAGAGCTTGAGAGGAAGGCTGACTTGCAGTTAGAAAGACAGCTTGTCATGGCTTCCTGTTGGAGCAGAGCCCTGTTGACCTTGCGTGGAAAGTTGAAGGGGACAGAGTGGGATCCTGAGAATTCACACAGAATTGACTTCAGTGACTTTATGGGACTTCTTAACTCAAACAATGTCCAATTTATGGAGTATTCGAATTATGGTCAGACAGTTTCAG TGATTTTGCCATACTACAAAGATAATAAAGTGGACGGAACAGGGGGGAATTCAAAGAATGAAATAGTTTTTCGGCGCCATGTGGTGGATCGCATGCCTATTGATTGTTGGAATGATGTTTGGCAGAAGCTTCACCAACAAATTGTGAATGTTGATGTCTTGAATGTTGATACTGTACCTGCAGAGGTCTACTCGTCTGTTGCAACTGCAGTAATATGGTCTATGCGACTTGCCTTGTCAATTGCACTATATCTCTGGATTGATAATATGATGAGGCCCATTTATGCAAAGCTAATACCTTGTGATTTGGGAGCTCCTAACAAAAAAATTAGACAACCACTCAAGCGCCGTGCCCTTGGATCATTAGGCCAGAGTCG TGCAAAATTTATATCAGCAGAGGAAAGAACTGGTGTTACTTTTGACGATTTCGCTGGCCAAGAATATATCAAGAGAGAATTACAAGAGATTGTacgaattttaaaaaatgatgagGAGTTCCAAAACAAAGGTATTTACTGCCCTAAAGGTGTTTTGCTTCATGGGCCTCCTGGGACTGGTAAAACACTGCTGGCCAAAGCTATTGCTGGTGAAGCAGGACTACCATTCTTTGCAGCAAATGGCACTGATTTCGTAGAG ATGTTTGTTGGAGTCGCTGCATCACGTGTGAAGGACCTGTTTGCCAATGCAAGATCATTTGCACCTtccataatttttattgatgAGATTGATGCTATCGGTAGTAAGCGTGGGGGGCCTGATATCGGTGGT GGTGGTGCAGAAAGGGAACAGGGTCTGCTTCAGATACTGACTGAGATGGATGGATTTAAAGTTTCTACATCACAG GTGTTGGTCATAGGTGCAACAAATAGACTGGATATTCTTGATCCTGCTCTCCTGAGAAAGGGTCGGTTTGACAAGATAATAAGAGTTGGGTTGCCATCTAAAGATGGCAGATTGGCCATATTGAAG GTCCATGCTAGAAATAAATTTTTTCGGTCTGAAGAGGATAAAGAGGCTCTCCTGGAGGAAATTGCAATGCTTACAGAAGATTTCACTGGGGCTGAGCTTCAAAATATATT GAATGAGGCTGGAATTTTGACTGCCAGAAAAGATCTTGATTACATTGGACGTGAAGAACTTCTAGAGGCTTTGAAGAGG CAAAAGGGCACATTTGAAACAGGCCAAGAAGATAGTACAGAAATTCCAGAGGAGTTGAAGTTGAGATTAGCATATCGAGAAGCAGCTGTTGCTGTTCTCGCATGCTACTTTCCAGATCCCTACCGCCCATTCACAGAG ACGGATATAAAGTCCATCCGTAGCCAGCCAAATATGCGCTATGCTGAATTTTCGGGCAAGGTTTTCTTGAGAAAATCAGATTACATAAGCTCTATAGTGCGTGCATGTGCTC CTAGAGTAATTGAGGAGGAGATGTTTGGGGTTGATAACATGTGTTGGATCTCAGCAAAAGCTACATTAGAAGCTTCTAGGCTTGCAGAGTTTTTAATTTTGCAGACAGGGATGACAGCTTTTGGAAAAGCTTACTACAGAAATCAAAATGATCTTGTGCCGAAT CTTGCGGCGAAACTTGAAGCACTTCGTGACGAATACATGCGTTTTTCTGTGGAAAAATGTGCATCTGTGCTGAGGGAGTTCTATTCAGCTGTAGAGACAATCACAG ATATTTTACTTGAAAAGGGAGAGATTAAAGCAGAGGAAATCTGGGATATATACAATAGAGCACCTCGAATACCTCAG CCTACTGTCAATCCAGTTGACGAATATGGAGCCCTAATTTATGCTGGGCGATGGGGAATCCATGGGATCACACTCCCAGGGAGGGTAACGTTTGCACCTGGAAATTCTGGGTTTTCAACTTTTGGCGCACCACGTCCCAAGGAG ACTCAAACGGTTAGTGATGAAACGTGGAAGCTTATAGATAATATTTGGGATAAGAGGGTTGAAGAAATAAAAGCTGAAGCTTCAATGGAGGTtgaagaagagaaggaaaagcCACAACTTTTGATGGCCAGTCATTTCCTTTGA